One Nitrososphaerota archaeon DNA segment encodes these proteins:
- a CDS encoding DHH family phosphoesterase has translation MMGNLDQHLSNFSDIIFDLIKSNKDICVVTHIDCDGLTSGAIMTKALIRAGAKVTVRTTKEMSQAVIKNMQSDSRDFHIVTDLGGGFANQMDEALGQNWFILDHHEIPQEEYDNNCVINAWKYGVNGGTEICAGGMAFLAAKALDKRNSDLAPIAVVSALGDRQDQGEKKSFLGKNLEVVEEAKNIGGLQVDMDLLLVGRETRPLVDALAFTSQPFIEGLTWNRDASLALFKSSGIELKDGGRWRTPSDLAEDEKRTIIESITKFASSQNASHIMEELIGHTYTFPAEERRSFLRDAREFSTMLNSCGRIGRSGVGIAICMGDRNKMLQEGENILLEYRKLIRDYMNILTNERWRISDSAKCVMVNGEGVIPETMTGTISSLLAGSPKNAGKIIILRTNGEENTIKFSSRKSIGCKTEVNLSALMKLGAEKFNGIGGGHDAAAGAKIKKDKLDGFLDYLEDSVNGNHSKNNNR, from the coding sequence ATAATGGGTAACCTCGATCAGCATTTATCAAATTTTAGCGACATAATTTTCGACCTCATCAAAAGCAACAAGGACATTTGTGTTGTAACCCATATCGATTGTGATGGTCTAACATCTGGGGCCATTATGACAAAAGCGCTGATTCGAGCAGGCGCCAAGGTAACTGTACGTACCACAAAAGAGATGAGTCAAGCAGTCATCAAAAACATGCAGTCAGACTCTCGCGATTTTCACATTGTAACCGACTTGGGTGGAGGATTTGCAAATCAGATGGACGAAGCACTAGGCCAGAATTGGTTTATCCTAGACCATCATGAAATTCCGCAAGAAGAATACGACAATAATTGTGTGATAAACGCTTGGAAGTATGGAGTCAATGGCGGAACCGAGATCTGTGCTGGAGGCATGGCATTTTTGGCTGCAAAAGCACTAGACAAGAGAAACTCTGACCTTGCACCAATTGCAGTAGTTTCCGCCCTAGGCGACAGGCAAGACCAAGGAGAGAAAAAGTCGTTTTTGGGCAAAAATCTCGAAGTAGTAGAAGAGGCGAAAAACATTGGTGGACTCCAAGTCGACATGGACTTGCTTTTGGTTGGTAGAGAGACGAGGCCACTAGTTGATGCTCTGGCGTTTACCTCGCAGCCGTTCATTGAAGGATTGACCTGGAATAGGGATGCAAGTCTTGCTCTTTTCAAGTCATCAGGGATTGAGCTCAAGGACGGTGGAAGATGGCGAACCCCATCAGATCTTGCAGAGGACGAAAAACGCACTATAATTGAATCCATTACAAAGTTCGCCAGCTCGCAAAACGCCAGCCATATCATGGAGGAGTTAATTGGTCACACATACACATTCCCAGCAGAAGAGCGACGAAGTTTTTTGCGCGATGCCAGAGAATTCTCTACAATGTTGAACTCTTGTGGAAGAATTGGTAGGTCCGGGGTTGGAATTGCAATATGTATGGGAGATAGAAACAAGATGCTCCAAGAAGGAGAAAACATCCTGTTGGAATACAGAAAACTCATCCGGGATTACATGAATATTTTAACAAATGAGCGGTGGCGGATCAGCGATTCTGCAAAATGCGTGATGGTAAACGGTGAGGGAGTGATTCCAGAGACCATGACAGGGACAATATCATCACTGCTTGCCGGCTCGCCAAAAAACGCAGGCAAGATCATCATACTTCGAACAAATGGCGAGGAAAACACGATCAAGTTTTCATCACGAAAATCAATTGGCTGTAAAACCGAGGTTAACCTTTCTGCCCTGATGAAATTAGGTGCAGAGAAATTCAATGGAATTGGAGGAGGGCATGACGCGGCAGCAGGAGCAAAAATCAAAAAAGACAAGCTTGATGGGTTTTTGGACTATCTAGAAGACAGCGTAAATGGAAACCATAGCAAAAATAACAATCGATAA